One part of the Micrococcus sp. 2A genome encodes these proteins:
- the trxA gene encoding thioredoxin gives MSTITVTDADFQQKVLDSELPVLVDFWAEWCGPCRMLGPVLEEMSDDYEGKVVIAKVNVDENPASAAQYGVTSIPLVLGFQGGQKVAESVGAKPKAALEKEFSALLG, from the coding sequence ATGAGCACCATCACCGTCACCGATGCCGACTTCCAGCAGAAGGTCCTCGACTCCGAGCTCCCCGTCCTCGTGGACTTCTGGGCGGAGTGGTGCGGCCCGTGCCGCATGCTCGGCCCCGTCCTCGAGGAGATGTCCGACGACTACGAGGGCAAGGTCGTCATCGCCAAGGTGAACGTGGACGAGAACCCGGCCTCGGCCGCCCAGTACGGCGTGACCTCGATCCCGCTGGTCCTCGGATTCCAGGGCGGCCAGAAGGTCGCCGAGTCCGTGGGCGCCAAGCCCAAGGCGGCGCTGGAGAAGGAGTTCTCCGCGCTGCTGGGCTGA
- the rsmG gene encoding 16S rRNA (guanine(527)-N(7))-methyltransferase RsmG, whose translation MPESPTPSYEERPGLRPGERGERPAPEGQPAPPLTAELAGPARQLFGDALPLAERYVAHLADTGIEWGLIGPREAPRLWERHVLNCAVVAELLPRDAHVADVGSGAGLPGLCLALARPDCRFVLIEPLERRVEWLDMVVEDLGLGNVDVVRARAEQVVGEVSADVVTARAVTAMKNLLPLTMPLLRGEGELLAIKGRSAPEEIRAARKVLRTYGGAEPEILTLGEGLLPETTTVVRVAARRPR comes from the coding sequence ATGCCTGAGTCGCCGACGCCGTCCTACGAGGAGCGGCCCGGGCTGCGCCCGGGTGAGCGCGGGGAACGACCCGCGCCCGAGGGCCAGCCGGCCCCGCCGCTCACCGCCGAGCTGGCCGGGCCCGCCCGTCAGCTGTTCGGGGACGCTCTGCCCCTCGCGGAGCGCTACGTGGCCCACCTCGCGGACACCGGCATCGAGTGGGGCCTGATCGGCCCGCGCGAGGCGCCGCGTCTGTGGGAGCGGCACGTGCTCAACTGCGCCGTCGTCGCGGAGCTGCTGCCCCGGGACGCGCATGTGGCCGACGTCGGCTCGGGCGCCGGGCTGCCCGGGCTCTGCCTCGCGCTGGCTCGCCCGGACTGCCGGTTCGTGCTCATCGAGCCCCTCGAGCGGCGTGTCGAGTGGCTGGACATGGTGGTCGAGGACCTGGGCCTGGGGAACGTGGACGTGGTCCGTGCCCGTGCGGAGCAGGTGGTGGGCGAGGTCAGCGCCGACGTCGTGACCGCGCGCGCTGTGACAGCCATGAAGAACCTTTTGCCCCTGACCATGCCCCTGCTGCGCGGGGAGGGCGAGCTGCTGGCCATCAAGGGACGCTCCGCGCCCGAGGAGATCCGCGCGGCCCGGAAAGTGCTCCGCACGTATGGTGGAGCTGAACCGGAGATCCTCACGCTGGGCGAGGGGCTGCTCCCCGAGACCACCACGGTGGTGCGCGTGGCCGCCCGACGCCCCCGCTGA
- the trxB gene encoding thioredoxin-disulfide reductase yields MAPTDQDPSVRNVAIIGSGPAGYTAAIYTARAHLEPVLLAGSVTAGGELMNTTEVENFPGFPEGIQGPELMANLEAQARRFETEVRYDDVVEADLTATPKVLTLGDGSRISAHAVIMTTGSAYRELGVEGEKRLSGHGVSWCATCDGFFFRDQHIAVVGGGDSAMEEALFLTKFASKVTVLVRKDSLRASKIMARRAEENEKIEFRWNTEVVELVGADKLESVRLRDTATGEESTLDVTGLFVAIGHDPRTDLVQGQLELTEHGTIRIDHPSSRTSVPGVFAAGDVTDHSYRQAITAAGSGCVAAQDVEHYLATVADVEEAAPAEPASDSVPA; encoded by the coding sequence GTGGCACCCACCGATCAGGACCCGAGCGTCCGCAACGTCGCCATCATCGGCTCCGGCCCGGCCGGCTACACCGCCGCGATCTACACCGCGCGCGCCCACCTGGAGCCCGTGCTGCTGGCCGGCTCGGTGACGGCCGGCGGCGAGCTGATGAACACCACCGAGGTGGAGAACTTCCCCGGCTTCCCGGAGGGCATCCAGGGCCCGGAGCTGATGGCCAACCTCGAAGCCCAGGCCCGCCGCTTCGAGACGGAGGTGCGCTACGACGACGTCGTGGAGGCCGACCTCACCGCCACCCCCAAGGTGCTCACCCTGGGCGACGGCTCGCGGATCAGCGCCCACGCCGTCATCATGACGACCGGCTCGGCCTACCGCGAGCTGGGCGTGGAGGGCGAGAAGCGCCTCTCCGGTCACGGTGTGAGCTGGTGCGCCACGTGCGACGGCTTCTTCTTCCGCGACCAGCACATCGCCGTGGTGGGCGGCGGCGACTCCGCGATGGAGGAGGCCCTCTTCCTCACCAAGTTCGCCTCCAAGGTCACCGTCCTGGTCCGGAAGGACTCGCTGCGGGCCTCGAAGATCATGGCGCGCCGTGCCGAGGAGAACGAGAAGATCGAGTTCCGCTGGAACACCGAGGTCGTCGAACTCGTGGGCGCGGACAAGCTCGAGTCGGTGCGCCTGCGGGACACCGCGACCGGCGAGGAGTCGACCCTGGACGTCACCGGCCTGTTCGTGGCGATCGGCCACGATCCGCGCACCGACCTGGTGCAGGGCCAGCTCGAGCTCACCGAGCACGGCACGATCCGCATCGACCACCCGTCCTCCCGCACGTCGGTGCCCGGCGTCTTCGCGGCCGGCGACGTCACCGATCACAGCTACCGCCAGGCCATCACCGCGGCCGGCTCCGGCTGCGTGGCCGCCCAGGACGTCGAGCACTACCTGGCCACCGTCGCGGACGTGGAGGAGGCCGCCCCGGCCGAGCCGGCCTCCGACAGCGTGCCGGCATGA
- a CDS encoding ParB/RepB/Spo0J family partition protein, with product MIQSTAEPEIEQTEAGEEATLVPAEQARDAKAGKDVSAATPKTENARKSRPADKADSEGGTGGKTKAAPSTDDAPQSKAGTAQTSGGAAGPRPVDVFFSSPAEPESSGEASAAVENTPATASDEPVSRQAPRGGRPVMPTVKAPATKKPGRADTGTKPADAGATGATTTEAPPAGRATAARPAPQSEGTVPTSIAVLREIPVGDIQPNPRQPREVFDEEHMAELVTSIREVGVLQPVVVREVSGAVPYELIMGERRWRATQLAGLETIPAIVRHTPDQDLLRDALLENLHRSQLNPLEEAAAYQQLMEDFACTQDELSQRIGRSRPQISNTMRLLRLPPLVQRRVAAGALSAGHARALLGLADPAEMERLAQRIVADGLSVRATEEAVTQLQGTVRPGPAARRTRGESAHHERLDHFATALTSRLDTNVKITLGARKGRIAIDFASVDDLNRIMDVIQGDTSR from the coding sequence TTGATCCAGAGCACCGCCGAACCGGAGATCGAGCAGACCGAGGCAGGGGAGGAGGCCACTCTCGTTCCCGCCGAGCAGGCGCGCGACGCCAAGGCCGGCAAGGACGTCTCGGCCGCCACGCCGAAGACGGAGAACGCTCGGAAGTCGCGCCCTGCGGACAAGGCAGACAGTGAAGGCGGCACTGGGGGCAAGACGAAGGCCGCCCCTTCCACGGACGATGCTCCGCAGTCCAAGGCCGGCACCGCACAGACGAGCGGGGGAGCCGCAGGACCGCGTCCCGTGGACGTCTTCTTCTCCTCTCCCGCCGAGCCCGAGTCGTCGGGAGAGGCATCCGCCGCCGTCGAAAACACCCCAGCGACGGCCTCCGATGAGCCTGTCTCGCGACAGGCCCCGCGGGGCGGCCGGCCGGTCATGCCCACGGTGAAGGCCCCGGCGACGAAGAAACCCGGACGAGCGGACACCGGAACGAAGCCGGCCGACGCCGGAGCGACGGGTGCCACGACCACGGAAGCTCCGCCCGCCGGGCGCGCCACTGCCGCCCGTCCTGCACCGCAGAGCGAGGGCACCGTCCCCACGAGCATCGCCGTGCTGCGGGAGATCCCCGTGGGGGACATCCAGCCGAACCCGCGGCAGCCGCGTGAGGTGTTCGACGAGGAGCACATGGCGGAGCTCGTCACCTCCATCCGCGAGGTGGGCGTGCTGCAGCCGGTGGTGGTCCGTGAGGTCTCCGGGGCCGTCCCGTACGAGCTCATCATGGGTGAGCGCCGCTGGCGGGCCACCCAGCTGGCCGGGCTCGAGACCATTCCCGCCATCGTCCGGCACACCCCGGATCAGGACCTGCTGCGGGACGCGCTCCTCGAGAACCTCCACCGATCCCAGCTGAATCCTCTCGAAGAGGCGGCCGCGTATCAGCAGCTCATGGAGGACTTCGCCTGCACCCAGGACGAGCTCTCGCAGCGGATCGGCCGCTCCCGGCCGCAGATCTCGAACACCATGCGCCTGCTTCGCCTGCCTCCCCTGGTGCAGCGTCGGGTGGCCGCGGGAGCACTCTCCGCGGGCCACGCCCGCGCTCTGCTGGGCCTCGCCGATCCGGCGGAGATGGAGCGCCTCGCTCAGCGGATCGTGGCCGACGGGCTCTCCGTGCGTGCCACCGAGGAGGCTGTCACGCAGCTCCAGGGCACGGTTCGCCCCGGCCCCGCAGCGCGACGCACGCGAGGGGAGAGCGCCCACCACGAGCGGCTGGACCACTTCGCCACGGCGCTGACCTCGCGGCTCGACACGAACGTGAAGATCACGCTGGGCGCGCGGAAGGGTCGGATCGCGATCGACTTCGCCTCGGTGGACGATCTGAACCGGATCATGGACGTCATCCAGGGAGACACCTCCCGCTGA
- a CDS encoding ParA family protein, with product MAQEQESRGGAWKALRQKWSGRPPEKSGAEEAARPKARRLARPERTRVITTSNQKGGVGKTTTTVNLAAALARAGMRVLVIDIDPQGNASTALNIPHAGDVPSVYDVLLDEMEIQDVVQDAPDVDGLQVVPATIELAGAEIELVSLVAREQRLSRAFERYVAWRAEQGQERLDYVFIDCPPSLGLLTVNAFVAAEEVLIPIQAEYYALEGLSQLLKNVQMIQKHLNSRLQVTTILLTMFDARTNLAVQVAEEVRAHFPQQLLQTAIPRNVRISEAPSYQQTVLTYDPASAGAVAYREAAVEIAGRGAPTPL from the coding sequence ATGGCGCAGGAGCAGGAGAGCCGGGGTGGGGCCTGGAAGGCCCTGCGCCAGAAGTGGTCCGGACGGCCCCCCGAGAAGTCGGGCGCCGAGGAGGCCGCCCGTCCGAAGGCGCGCCGACTGGCGCGCCCGGAGCGGACGCGGGTGATCACCACGTCCAACCAGAAGGGTGGCGTCGGCAAGACGACCACCACGGTGAACCTGGCCGCCGCCCTGGCGCGGGCCGGGATGCGCGTGCTGGTGATCGACATCGACCCGCAGGGCAATGCGTCGACCGCGCTGAACATCCCCCATGCCGGGGACGTCCCCTCCGTGTATGACGTGCTGCTCGATGAGATGGAGATCCAGGACGTCGTGCAGGACGCGCCCGACGTCGACGGGCTGCAGGTGGTCCCCGCGACCATCGAGCTCGCCGGCGCCGAGATCGAGCTGGTCTCCCTCGTGGCCCGTGAGCAGCGCCTCTCCCGTGCCTTCGAGCGCTACGTGGCATGGCGCGCCGAGCAGGGCCAGGAGCGGCTGGACTACGTGTTCATCGACTGCCCGCCCTCGCTGGGCCTGCTCACCGTGAACGCGTTCGTGGCCGCCGAGGAGGTGCTCATCCCCATCCAGGCCGAGTACTACGCCCTGGAGGGCCTCTCGCAGCTGCTGAAGAACGTGCAGATGATCCAGAAGCACCTGAACAGCAGGCTGCAGGTCACGACCATCCTCCTCACGATGTTCGACGCGCGGACCAACCTGGCGGTCCAGGTCGCCGAAGAGGTCCGGGCCCACTTCCCCCAGCAGCTGCTCCAGACCGCCATCCCCCGCAACGTGCGCATCTCCGAGGCCCCGAGCTATCAGCAGACGGTGCTCACGTACGACCCGGCGTCTGCCGGTGCGGTGGCGTATCGGGAGGCGGCGGTCGAGATCGCCGGGCGAGGTGCCCCGACGCCTCTGTGA